The nucleotide sequence AACAGCGcgcccgccttcagccataagattGACTTCCGCTGCATCCAGCAATCGAGTGGTACTCTCGGTGATGGATTTTATGTCCTctaccacatgctggagtacagaggGGATcaacagaaccttcgcatgtcacctagatctggcgatgcccatattctacaatgggcaaagaactaggggatatcccggatcatcgactccgagccgagttctatcacatccagcgtgaacttgcccaaatcattaTGAAGGAGGTCcttgaaaaaacagggatgttctacgaagaagggcaaatgtcgcgggaagacgtccgaacacgtgTAGCCACTCAGCGTCtcaacctgaagcctttcactgcgctcagggactatctccctgacttggatggatggcacgacatgttggagtgatcgacgatatatgacaatgtgtccgtttagtccatactttctctacgacgaaactttgagttatgcatgatgaaactttatttgtgatgtaattaaaccgtcctcctcaactagtgaagatcgctctagttagggcattttgggtacgatgaactttgttatttatgcttatgatatgttgcttctatttttgccaactttatctctttctgttgctcaactatatatgctGCATAtaatcgactcatgtgacgatgcaggtacatagatcatcgatggtgaagaagtgctacgccaggagtatacgatgaGTGGCCGAAGTGTCAGGctcaggtgtaccggtttccgagggacaaCCAGAGAGGGTTCGATAACAGAGCCGAAACAGAAaaatagttagtttaggttcacactagtgcgagagagggatacaaaccggcgcctcaagaagtactacatcatgtatgatgagacatgtcatgtaacttgtatagctatatcgtgattatgatgtgacaacatgatttgtgttggatgatacaatgagactattatgtgtatgatatgatgagcatattgcatgtttatgatatgattagaatactgtataaaatctgtacaaaaacatcgcaaatacgtagcaaaaaaatatgtgaaaatatagtagtagcgctctttagtGCTGGACAGGAAAACTCTACTGCTAaggcacttagcagtagcgcttgtttagaaagtgctactgctaagtaggtatagtagtagcgcgcgtcaaaacgcgctactgctaaacgttagttgtagcgccgtatcagtagcacggtgccccgcgctactaatagctcttagacccgcgctactgctaggcttttccctagtagtggtagggtacgaaaccacctcaaagttatcctttccgatcaatctattgagttattcctataagtgtcacgaacaaccctagagttcgtactaaaataacaccatatgatacgcatcaacgaactctaatatcacctagatactctaatgtcaccacaagtatatcCGTGAGTCAATTATATGAtgcacatcaaccaactctaaggCTAGCCACAGTGGGgataacttaggtagtaacttaacatatcccaagacaattttgcttatgtggcatgtatttaatgaggaAAAAGGTGTTTGTGGTAAGCATTTcccgaggcaaaatgagtctatgagctaataaatgaagccatctatgacactactattatgttactttgcactatggaggtagtaacttagactaatatcatctgcatgatactagtataagttactccccactatgaccagcctaagactagtcacaatgggtagtaacatagactagtaacatgcttgttactagtctatgttactacctctatagttgggagtaacatacttgtagtgtcatgcaacacttaatttattaggttgtagactcattttgtcttggtatgtgtgatgttacagtaactagctatgttaccacatacctctctttcctcattaattactcgCCACATTATCTGTTTTGCctagagatgtgtgatgttaccgcctatgttactcccactgtgggtagtctaatgtcacctagatactctaatgtcaccacaaGCTCCGCAGGCTGTCGGGCCAAAGGTGCAGCTCCGATTCTGACCCGACGGACTGCTCCGCCTCCAGCTCAGACGATGACTCACCACCGCACGCCGGCGTTTACATTGAGGAGGGCACAACCGCGCCGATGACCGGAAGGGGAAGGGTCCGGCGAGGAAATGGTGATATCCTCCACCCTCCCCTGTTTTATTTATGTTTTAAGTATTTGTAGTATGCATTTGGACTATATGCCGATGAACTATGGTCCTTTTGTCGGGCGATTAAATGGTGGTCCGATGAAATGCGTGTTGATCGTGTTCTTATACGTAGCGTTGCATGAGTTGCATGGGTTTAGGGTTTCGGATATAAGAGGCACGGATGTGAAAGCTAATATATGAAACGTGACCAGTCAGGCCCCCGGACACGTCCGGACTCATCCCGCAGGGGGGTTCTGGGGGCCGTACTTGCCTGTAGACGCTCTAAACCGAGGCCTCTTTTGGTTtggaggaatcttgtaggaatcaTAGAGTATAGAAAATATGTAGAAAAAATTTCTTTGgggccctttggtttgtaggaatgaattTCTATTCCTATACATGATAGAAAACAATCCTTTAAATTTCAAAGAAAGAAGAACATTaacctagactcaatgaaaaattCCTATTGTACGAATAAAGTGACATCTTTATGAGAGCGGCGTTTTGGCCCCTAGTTGCATATGtacccattgtcgaaatacacatttcaAAAAGTTggaaaattcggaacaaaaatcccacgtgtatatccggacattttatgtgcgttcacaaggtttcggtgaaaaacaacgttttttgtggcttgtgtaaaaaagataaagaaatgcctcgtgaatagttagaatgaagcatcagaaattgtcttttttacacaagctaCAAAAAACGTTATTTTTCACTGAAACCTTGTGCACACATATAAAATGTCTGGATATACACGTGgaatttttgttccgaatttttcaacttttcaaaatgtgtatttcaACAATGGATGCATATGCACCTACGAGCCAAAGTCAATTACCGCATCTTTACCCTATAAAAGAATTGAAATGGATATCATCTCACTTCCCTGTATGATTCCTATGGCATTGTACCGGCAGAGGCGGCCTGAGCGGTCCATATTCCGTCTGGATTGTCGAAGTCCAAGGTGAGGGCGGGTCCCACCAAGCATTAACTGCTGCGCCTCCGGCTCCGCCACGGAGCATTAACTGCTCCCGGCGGAGGTCGAACATTAATTCGTGGGTCCCATCCCACCGGCGCGGCGCCCTCCATATGTAGTCCCTCTCCCTCCCTGCCGCATCGTTCCTGAACCCCAATCCCCAGCCCCAAATCGGCGACCGTCGGGGATGAGGACGCGAGCGGCGGAGTGCGGCGAGGAGCTGCGGCTGTCCGTCCCCGGAGAGTACCCCTGCGTCCGGCGGTTCCGTTACCGGCGGCTCCTCACTTTCCTCTGGCTCCAAGGCTATGGCTACACCTTCGTTGCGTACGCACCCTTCTCTTGCTCCGCCGGCGCTTTGATCGATCTGCGCACGTCGCGGTCACTTGCTGATCGACGGAATGCGTGTGTCGCAGGATGCTGAGGCAGACGAACGCCTACCTGTGCGTGTTCCATCTGAAGCACCTGGTGTCGCAGGGGCAGTGGACCGAAGCCCTGGAGTACATCATCCCACGCTTCCTGCCGCGAGTCCCCCGTTCGCCGCCGAGCCTCGAGGCCCGCGTCCTCGTCAAGTTCCTCCGCACGCAGCGCTTGTTCGAGCTGGCAGTAGTCAGGCACCTGGAGTTCAGTATTTTCGTATCCACCTCTCTCCCGCATTTTTTAATCAGACAAATCTTGTTGCTCATGGAGCACCACTCCTCTCTGGATCAGCGAGCATTCTCTGGACCGGAGAGCCATGTGGGCTAGAGCAGCGGAGATCGTCGGGGACTTGGCCAACAGGACTCCGGAGTTCAGAGACCGGCTGCTACTGCCGGACGGCCCGATGGGTCCGCAGCACGTCCTCCCCATCGGCTTCGGGTATGCACGCCAAGTGCATCGCTAGAGCATGTAATCGATGATCACGCCACAATTTACTAATCAATTTCATTTGATTGTTTGCATCCGGGCCACCAGCTTTGCTCCTTTCCGTCGGAGGCGGCACGTCAAGACCCATACCCGTCCTACCGGCAAGCTTGCACGTCATCGACATACCCGTCGGGTAGCTAAACTCTATTTTGACAAGAGGATGaggtaataatacttcaatcatcaTAGCTTGATGTCACTTCTGATTTCTTGACACGCACACACACGATCTCAAGCATGGTTCGTTGCTCTTTCCAGCCTGGCTTCTTGCAGCCACAGCACCCAGGAGTTGGCACCTGGTATGTATTCTTAGCTAGATCCTCTCCGTCTTGCCATCTGGCAATAATGTAGCCTCGTATACCAATATTTTTGTATCTCAATTGCAGAAATCATAGCTAAGGCGAAGGATGATTGGTTCAGGAGAATTATGGGTAAGACATGTCTCTGGTTTAACTCGGTACAAGCATTCAACTTTGCGCTTAACCTTCTGTTCATtaccaatattcacatatgtatgttaTGGTTTCCGT is from Triticum aestivum cultivar Chinese Spring chromosome 1B, IWGSC CS RefSeq v2.1, whole genome shotgun sequence and encodes:
- the LOC123122685 gene encoding uncharacterized protein isoform X2 (The sequence of the model RefSeq protein was modified relative to this genomic sequence to represent the inferred CDS: added 54 bases not found in genome assembly), with the translated sequence MRTRAAECGEELRLSVPGEYPCVRRFRYRRLLTFLWLQGYGYTFVAMLRQTNAYLCVFHLKHLVSQGQWTEALEYIIPRFLPRVPRSPPSLEARVLVKFLRTQRLFELAVVRHLDEHSLDRRAMWARAAEIVGDLANRTPEFRDRLLLPDGPMGPQHVLPIGFGFAPFRRRRHVKTHTRPTGKLARHRHTRRVAKLYFDKRMSLASCSHSTQELAPEVIAKARDDWFRRIMEECVKAATCPELNEGRALQSSARGGTMTYPAKNSEVISTADAGTGGEVCFIKSARQGSRPRKRPAPEQPVDYLARKRQLTAGAHCEANTAQEVCFTESARQGSHPRKRPMTEQMEDCLATKKQLTAGDNGEASVKAQSSSTV